From the genome of Podospora bellae-mahoneyi strain CBS 112042 chromosome 2, whole genome shotgun sequence:
AAGCCTTGGTGCCTCATCGCTAACCTGCGGGTGTTCAGGAGCCTGTTACTGCTGGTGCTTCCGGTCTCGCGTATGCTTCTGTCTCGATGATGAGTGTCGGGACTCTACTTGCGGTGTTCATTGGCACAATCAGCTGGTAATCGGGAAGACCCAAGTAATGGCCTTGAAAGAGTGGCACATAACAATGATTTGGATGTAATGTTAGATAATCTTTATCAGTGACCTGGCTTTCCCTTCGCACCACCTATCGAGATCACCAAAGTAGCCCATCATGTATCCAATTCTCTCATAGCATCCTGGTTCATTGATAGTTGACGTCTCCACCTTGCCAGCCCGTttcaagatcaagcagaACTCGTCAGCGTCATTGTACAGGCCCATGCGGAGACAAAATACCTCTTGGCCAACTGTCACCGTGCCATCGTAGAGGTAATACCAGCAGTCTACAAACATCAGCCTCTCGTCCCCATTGACTGCCAGTAGAAGGTCGTAAACAGATGCAGATTTGGGGTAGCGCAGTATCTTGGGATCGACATGAGATCCCTCTTTCATTCGTCCGGCGCAAATAGTTCCTGACAAAATAACGTGCCCCGATTCGACTTCTCCCATTACGTCTGGACCAGCTAGGAGTACGCTTGCATCCACAACGCTGCAAGCATCGTTCTTAGCCCGTTGTCGGAATTTGTTCATGGCGATGGGTCCGTCGATTGATACCCATGACCAGCTTGGCCCACGCCACCGCTGTGGTGCCTGCTTATAGCCGACAGACCACCAGCATAAATCAGGTAGCAGCGTGCTCCTCCATAGTCCCGCAAGATATTCGTCATCCGGCCGCAAACGTCTCTGGATTTGTTTTGCCACTCCTGACAATGCTGGTAGCTTGTCTCGTGGATATGAAAGACTTAGCGCTGTGTAGCACTCTACTGCTCTTCCCCAGGGCGTCGCATTAACCTCGAGGTTGGCGGCTTCTTCAAGACTctctggcttcttcttgggtgCCTTCAAAGCAGCCTCGGAGAGAGAAAATACACGTTTGTCGAGTGGCTCACTGTGCTTTGGCCGGTAATCGTATCGCCCAACCCCAGGGTGACATTCGCACGCTATGAGTTCTGCGCATTCGAAGAGAAGTTCTTCCTTGGTGAAGTGCAGTAATCGGCGAGATAAAAGGCGCTCTTGAAAAACCCAGGCTCGTGTCAGGAGCGGCAAATACTTCCTTCGGTTTCCGTGGTGGTCAACTCCCCAGGGCAATGGAAGATGTCGATTCGACAGGTCCGTTCTGATCAGCAGCTCGTAATCTGTTCCGTCTGGTCCTTTGACTGTAATTTCTTTTGGCCTTCTTTCGGTAGGTACGTCTCCATAGAATCCACCATTGTCATCCTCTGATGCAGTGGCACACTATagtggaagaa
Proteins encoded in this window:
- a CDS encoding hypothetical protein (EggNog:ENOG503P1RI; antiSMASH:Cluster_3; COG:S), coding for MANVDDDLNDINDILDSLRSRPPSPNEISSCPSCSRIRDKSLPGYRCLRVGSSRGIYPSTCARCVFTSAVGEACVEQGILKCADVDTDNKPHHYIVWQAENDGSLVLPRWSNLLSSAGGSANSLRKAISFEILTAPGKPSPFPDIPIWSPRLACPSKDDGVSFDKIQAWLKVCEERHSMCGRVSGAPNLPARVLDVRQLPVKLYEPRPGESKPYLCLSHCWGGSRPKCMTTSWTLETNRQEIVWNDLPATFQHAIDVTRRLGFDYLWIDSLCIIQDSETDWQHQSAEMIFIYENSHLTLCATASEDDNGGFYGDVPTERRPKEITVKGPDGTDYELLIRTDLSNRHLPLPWGVDHHGNRRKYLPLLTRAWVFQERLLSRRLLHFTKEELLFECAELIACECHPGVGRYDYRPKHSEPLDKRVFSLSEAALKAPKKKPESLEEAANLEVNATPWGRAVECYTALSLSYPRDKLPALSGVAKQIQRRLRPDDEYLAGLWRSTLLPDLCWWSVGYKQAPQRWRGPSWSWVSIDGPIAMNKFRQRAKNDACSVVDASVLLAGPDVMGEVESGHVILSGTICAGRMKEGSHVDPKILRYPKSASVYDLLLAVNGDERLMFVDCWYYLYDGTVTVGQEVFCLRMGLYNDADEFCLILKRAGKVETSTINEPGCYERIGYMMGYFGDLDRWCEGKARSLIKII